The DNA window GACGATCGACCGCCAATTGCACCACGCGACTGGGATCGATGTCGTTCTCTCCTGTGGAGAGCGCGAACGTTCCCAGCGGCATCCATTCCGCCGAATCGGCTTCCTGTTCCGACGCGGGGGGAGCGACGGTCGCCAGTTCGCCGGCGGACATGGCAAAGTCATCCGCCGAAGAAATCGGCTCTCCGGCAAGATAAACGGTGTCACCTTCGTAATAGACGTTCCCGCCACTGCCGTAGTCATAGTAGACCGGCTGCTGCCAGGAACTGGAATTTGCATTCCACCAGACAAACCAGGTTCCGAAGCTGCCCCAGGCCGGCCGACGCCACCAGTAACTCCAGTGGTATCTGTTGTAGTGGGAGCAGTAATGCCAGCCGGCGACGCCGTGATAATGGTTGGACCACCAGCGATCATTGAAGCAGTTGTGGTATCGTCCGTAATCCCAGTGATGACGGACCCCTCCACCCCAGTTGTCCCAGTAGCGCCGGCGTTCAGCCGGGAGCGTCGTCACGCGATTCCCCTGATTGTTGATCGCGTTCGTCCAGCGGTTGTGAATATTGATGTTGGTGCTGTTATCGATGTTGATCCAGCCCGGCTTGTTATTGATGATGTTATTGTGCGAACCGGAGCCGTCGATCCAGCCGGGACGATTGCCGGCGGGACGGTTCTCGGGCCGAGAGCCTGGTCTGCTGTCGGGGCGGTTAACCGGTCGGTTATCTGGACGGAAGCCGGGTTGAGTTTCTGGCCGCAACGGTTTGTC is part of the Rubinisphaera margarita genome and encodes:
- a CDS encoding proline-rich domain-containing protein yields the protein MPSFPSGGSRPQTRPGNVGPGGGERPSLPDAGNRPSRPGGDNRPSLPGGGNRPGGTPSFPGGGRPQPGDLGDFLGIDKPLRPETQPGFRPDNRPVNRPDSRPGSRPENRPAGNRPGWIDGSGSHNNIINNKPGWINIDNSTNINIHNRWTNAINNQGNRVTTLPAERRRYWDNWGGGVRHHWDYGRYHNCFNDRWWSNHYHGVAGWHYCSHYNRYHWSYWWRRPAWGSFGTWFVWWNANSSSWQQPVYYDYGSGGNVYYEGDTVYLAGEPISSADDFAMSAGELATVAPPASEQEADSAEWMPLGTFALSTGENDIDPSRVVQLAVDRQGIISGTLYNTQSDQTQTIQGQVDKQTQRVAFRMGDSDTLVAETGLYNLTQDEVPLLVHFGTEQTQTYLLVRLDEPAEGDEQ